The Cinclus cinclus chromosome 18, bCinCin1.1, whole genome shotgun sequence genome has a segment encoding these proteins:
- the B4GALT5 gene encoding beta-1,4-galactosyltransferase 5 yields the protein MMQAQGIMIRENMRTIGAQVYEQVVRSAYAKRNSSVNDSDYPLDLSHNDTFLQATTFLPEDFTYFPNNTCPERLPSMKGPIDVNMSEITMEDIHQFFSKDPSIKLGGHWKPSDCLPRWKVAILIPFRNRYEHLPVLFRHLIPMLQRQRLQFAFYVVEQAGNQPFNRAMLFNVGFREAMKDLDWDCLIFHDVDHIPENDRNYYGCGQMPRHFAAKLDKYMYLLPYNEFFGGVSGLTVEQFQKINGFPNAFWGWGGEDDDLWNRVQYAGYSVTRPEGDTGKYKSIPHHHRGEVQFLGRYALLRKSKERQALDGLNNLNYFPNVTYDALYKNITVNLTPELALVTEY from the exons ATGATGCAAGCCCAAGGCATCATGATCCGTGAGAACATGCGAACTATTGGAGCTCAGGTGTACGAGCAGGTGGTCCGCAGTGCCTATGCCAAGAGGAACAGCAGCGTGAACGACTCAG atTATCCTCTTGATCTGAGCCACAATGACACCTTTCTGCAAGCCACAACATTTCTTCCTGAAGACTTTACCTACTTCCCCAACAATACCTGTCCTGAGAGGCTCCCTTCTATGA AGGGCCCCATTGATGTAAATATGAGCGAGATCACCATGGAGGATATCCACCAGTTCTTCTCTAAAGACCCTTCCATCAAGCTGGGAGGGCACTGGAAGCCAAGTGACTGCCTGCCTCGCTGGAAG GTGGCGATCCTGATCCCATTCCGCAATCGCTACGAGCACCTCCCCGTCCTCTTCAGACACCTCATCCCCATGCTGCAGAGGCAACGTTTACAGTTCGCCTTCTACGTGGTGGAGCAG GCTGGAAACCAACCCTTCAACCGTGCCATGCTCTTCAACGTGGGCTTTCGAGAAGCAATGAAGGACTTGGACTGGGACTGCCTCATCTTCCACGACGTGGACCACATTCCAGAGAATGACCGTAACTATTATGGGTGTGGACAGATGCCGAGGCACTTTGCAGCCAAGCTGGATAAGTACATGTACCT GCTCCCATACAACGAGTTCTTCGGGGGGGTGAGTGGCCTGACTGTCGAGCAGTTCCAGAAGATCAATGGATTCCCAAACGCCTTCTGGGGCTGGGGTGGTGAGGATGACGACCTCTGGAACAG AGTACAGTACGCAGGCTACTCGGTGACTCGACCAGAAGGAGACACAGGGAAATACAAATCAATTCCCCACCATCATCGGGGAGAAGTGCAGTTCCTAGGAAG GTACGCCTTGCTGAGGAAGTCAAAAGAAAGGCAAGCCCTGGACGGCCTCAATAACTTGAACTACTTTCCAAACGTCACGTATGACGCCTTGTATAAGAACATCACTGTTAACCTGACACCAGAGCTGGCTCTGGTGACCGAATATTAA